The nucleotide window ACGGTGAGGACGCCGAGAGGGATGTCGACGTCGACATCCTGCAGATTGTGCTCGGTGGCCCCACGGATCTCCAACGCACCGCTGGCCGTGCGCACGGTGTCTTTCACCCGGGCGCGGTAGTCCAGGTGCCGGCCGGTGAGGGTGTCGCTGGCCCGCAGCCCCTCCAGGGTGCCCTCGTAACACACGGAACCACCCGCCGTTCCGGCGCCGGGCCCGAGGTCGATGACGTGGTCGGCAATGGCGATCATCTCCGGCTTGTGCTCCACCACCAGCACGGTGTTGCCCTTATCGCGCAGGCGCAGCAGCAGCTCGTTCATCCGCTGGATGTCGTGCGGGTGCAGGCCGATCGTCGGTTCGTCGAAGACGTAGGTGACGTCGGTGAGCGAGGAGCCGAGGTGCCGGATCAGCTTGGTGCGCTGCGCCTCACCGCCGGAGAGAGTTCCGGCCGGCCGGTCGAGCGAGAGGTAGCCCAGGCCGATTTCGGTGAACGAGTCGAACAGGTGCTGCAGCGCCGTCAGCAGAGGGGCCACCGACGGGTCGGTGATGCTGCGCACCCAGGCGGCGAGGTCGCTGATCTGCATGGCGCAGGCATCCCCGATGTTGACCCCGTCGATGCGGGACGACCGGGCACCCTCGCTGAGCCGGGTGCCGCCGCAATCGGGGCAGGTGGCGAAGGTGACGGCCCGGTCCACGAATGCGCGGATGTGCGGCTGCATGGCCTCGCGGTCCTTCGACAACATCGACTTCTGCACCTTGGGCACCAGGCCCTCATAGGTCATGTTGATGTCGCCGACCTTCACCTTGACCGGCTCCTTGTAGAGGAAGTCCTGGAGCTCCTTCTTGGTGTAATCGCGGATCGGCTTGTCGGCGTCGAGGAAGCCGGAGCCGGTGAAGATACGCACGCCCCAGCCTTCCGCGGTATAGCCGGGGATGGTGAGTGCGCCCTCGTTCAGCGACTTCGAGTCGTCGTACAGCTGGGACAGGTCGATGTCGTTGATCTTGCCCATGCCCTCGCAGCGCGGGCACATACCGCCGGTCACGCTGAAGCTGCGGCGTTCCTTGGTGGTGACCCCGCCCTTCTCCATGGTGACGGCGCCCGCGCCGGAGATCGAGGCCACGTTGAAGGAGAACGCCTGTGGCCCGCCGAGGTAGGGCTGGCCGAGCCGGCTGAACAGGATGCGCAGCAGCGCGTTGGCGTCGGTGGCGGTGCCGACCGTGGAGCGCGAGTTAGCGCCCATCCGTTCCTGGTCGACGATGATCGCCGTGGTGAGGCCGCTGAGCACGTCCACGTCGGGGCGGGCCAGGGAGGGCATGAAGCCCTGCAGGAACGCGCTGTAGGTCTCGTTGATCATCCGCTGCGACTCTGCGGCGATCGTGCTGAATACGAGCGAGCTCTTGCCCGAGCCAGAGACGCCGGTGAACACGGTGAGGCGTCGTTTGGGGATGTCGACGCTGATGTCTTTGAGGTTGTTCTCGCGGGCGCCCTGCACCCGGATCAGGTCGTGGCTGTCGGCGATCTGGGGCGCAAGCGCCTCGGTGTCAATGTTCGTGGCCATGCTCGTCCTCTTCCGGCTGGTGGAGCGGCCGTCGTCACGATTCCCAGTGCGCGGCCTGGGTTGATCTAACCAGTTTCGAGCATACGTCGGGAACCCAACTGACTCACCGGGCTGTTAGCCTCGCCGCAGGCAACGAATGGAGACTCCCATGCAGCTGAGTGTGTTCCTCGTGTTCATGGCGGCGTGCCTGCCGCTTGTGCTGGCTCCCGGCCCGTCGGTCGCGTACATCCTCACCACCACGCTGAGCTCGGGTCGCCGGGTGGGCCTCAGCGGGGTGGCCGGCGTCGAACTCGGCTACGTTGTGCACATCGTGGCTGCCGTGGCCGGCATCTCCGCTGTCATCGCGGCCAGCGCGGCCGCGTTCACGGTGGTCAAAATCGCCGGCGCCGGCTACCTCATCTGGTTGGGCATCAAGGCCTGGCGGTCACGCGACAACACCCGGTTACGCGATCTGGGTGCCGGCGGAGCCACGGTGACCCCGAGTGAGGCATTCCGCCGGGGCCTACTCGTCGGGGTGCTCAACCCCAAGACGGCGGTCTTCTTCCTGTCGTTCCTGCCCCAGTTCGTGCAGGTCGGCAGGGCGCCGGTCTGGCTGCAGATGAGCGTGCTCGGTCTCACGTTCATCGCCATGGCGTCGATCCCCGACCTGGCCTGGGCGCTCACCGGCAGCGGCGTGCGACGGCTGCTGCCGGGCATCCGGATGAAGACGATGGAGCGCATCTCGGGAACGGTGCTGTTCGGCCTGGCCGGGTACGCGCTCACCGCCCGGCGCGCGGTGACTTAGGAATGCGCGACGACAGGAACCAGAGTGGCGACGAAGGCACGCCGTCACTGGGCTGGGCGGCGTACGCCCCGCTCTCCGGCGCGGTCTTCACCGGCAGTGACGAGCCCGTGATGACGCGCGAGCAGTTCGCGGCGCTGCAAGGCGAGGCCTCGGCTCCGGTCGACCTCGCCGCGACCAGCGCCCGCCCCGAGGCGACTGCCGATGAGGACGCGCCACCGCCGGACGGCACCTCGGTCTGGCTCACCGAATGGCAGGTTGCGGAGGTGCGGCTCGACATCGGCGTGGGCGATCACATCGACTGGCAGCTCATCGCGATGGATGCGCCCTGGCTGGCCCGCCTCTTCGGCGAGCGTCGCACGGTGGCACTGCAGCTCGACCTGTATGCCGAAGCCATGCAGGAGAATCCCGCCTTCACTGCCGTGGCTGGAACCGTCGTCGGGGTCGAGGTGGTGCGCTGTGCGATGCAGCAGTCGACGGATCCGGAGGAAGCCGGCGGCTGGGTGCCGGTGTCAGGCCAGGCCTGGACCGCTCGGCTCGAGCGGACCGGGGACCTGCCGCCCGCGGCTGATGACAACGTCTACGGCTTCATCGTGTACCTGCGTGAAGATTGATTCGCGATTGCCCTACTCCGCCACCTCGCCGCTCGCGTAGAAGATATCGTCGGTCACGCAGCCCTCGGGCAGGGCGCTGAGCGTCTCGCTGGCCGGGTCCGCGGAGTGGACGCCCCCGCCTAGTCCGACCTCGTCGCCGGCCCGGAAACGGAACCCGTTGGGGAGTTGTACCTCGTCGTTGTCATTGATCGTCGTGCCCTTGGGGAACACGATGAGTTCTGGTTCAGGTCCCTCGATGTTCATCATGCAGCCGGCGTCTCCCCAGCCCACGGTTCCTTGAAACAAAGCCTCCTCACGGAAATCGCTGTCGAATGTTGACACGGCGATGATTCGACCGTTCGGGGACTCCTGAAAGGTGGGGGCCGCGGTGGAACAGGCGGAGAGGGCCATCGCCGCCAGTGCGGCGGCCAGGACGAGGACCCCGTGGCGTCTCCCGCACTTCGACACGAATGCCATCAGGCGTCCAGGGGTGCGGCCACACCCTGGCTAAGACTCTGCACGATCCTCGCGCGTGCGTCTTGGCCGACCACGGTGGGCAGCAACGGATAGACGTGCACCTGCCCGGTGCCCTCGTGGAACTCGAGGTCGACGCCGGCCGCGGCGGCCTTGTCTACGAGTAGATGCGCATCCGGATTGAGCACGTCCCGGGTGCCGCTGAACAGGGTGATCGGTCCGAGCCCGGTCAGGTCGCCCATCAACGGGCTCACCACCGGGTCCAGGATGTCGCGATCGCCCTTCCAGAGCTCGGCCAGCACGACCCCGCCGGGAGTGGCGAGCCAGGGGTCGCTCGGCTGCACGGTGGGAATGAGCGGATTGCTCCAGCTGAGGTCGAGCGCCGGGGAGATCAGCACTGTGCGGGGGAGGGCGATGCCGTGCTCATCCCGCAGCAGGAGCGCGGACGACAGCGCAATCTGTCCGCCGGCGGAGTCACCGGCGAGGCAGGTGGTGCCGCAGCGTTCCAGGTTGTCTCGCACGAGCGCCACGATCCCGGCGGCCACGACGGATGCGGTACCGAACGGCACGAGCGGATAGATCGGCACCATGACGGTGGTGTTCGCCTCGGCGGCGATCTGTGCGGCGAGGTGCCAGTGCTGCCCGGCGATCTGGTTGACCCAGCCGCCGCCGTGCACGTAGACGACGCTGCCCACCGGCGTCGTGCCGACGGGCGTGATCGTGTACACCGGCCAGCCCGGCTGCGAGACGTCCACCCGCACGTCCTGGCGCAGCCGGCTCGGCGGCCCGTAGGCGGCCGGCCGGACCTCGAGGGCCCGCACGCGGCGACGGGCCGCCTCGGCCGTGACGAACACACGGTTGGCGCGCATCAGGCGCAGGGCGGGGGCGATCAAGCGGCTCGGGACGGTGACCATGCTCTACAGTCTGCCGGTCCGGCGACCTACGCGGCTGGGCGAAGTCCAGTGAGGATGATCTCGAGCAGGGGAGAGCGGTCGGCCGGGCTGCCGAGGCGCACCGCGTATTCGATGCCGCAGACGAGATGCGAGAGCTGATCGAGAGTGAGGTCCGGCCGCACCGCGCCTACCCTCTTGGCCCGTTCGAGCACGGCAGCGAAGGTGCCGAAGATCTCACGCTTGGCAGCGCGCACCTCGTCGGTCTCGTCCGCCGGTGACAGCAGTACGGATTGCAGTCCGCCGTCCTCCAGCTGCAGGGTGAGCGCGGAGCGGAGGTAGAACGCGAACGCCGTTCCGGGGTCAGGTTCGGCCGCCGCGCGTTGCGAAATCTCGAGCATCCGCTCGATGGTGTTCACCGTGAGCGCCTCGACGAGGGCCTGCACGGTGGGGAAGTGCCGGTAGACGGTGCCGACGCCGACACCGGCCTCCCGGGCCAGATCGTTCAGCCGGAGGTCGTGCGAATCGTGGGTTCTGGCCACCTCGAGGATGCGCGCACGGCTGCGGGCGGCATCGGATCGGAGCGTTGTCATGTGCCGAGTCTACCCGAAACGGATGAATCATCCGTTCTTGTGCTAGCTTCGAAACGGATAAATGATCCGATTAGAGACGAGGACATCATGACCTGGAACCCCACCGACCCGCCCGCCCAGCCGGGCCGTACCGTCGTCGTCACCGGAGCGACCGCCGGCATCGGCTACTTCGCCGCCGAGCAGCTCGCTGCCACTGGAGCCCACGTGGTGCTGGCGTCCCGTTCGGCGACGAAACTGCAGGTGGCCCAGGACTCGATTCGCTCCCGGGTGCCGGATGCGTCGCTCGGTTCCGTCGTGATCGAGCTGGGCTCGCTCGGCTCGGTGAGCGAAGCCGCAGCCGAGCTCGCCGCGCTGCCGCGCCTGGACGGCATTCTGCTGAACGGCGGCGCCATGAGCATGAGCCGCGGAGCGACGACCGCCGACGGCCTGCCGATCCTCCTCGGCACGCATGTGGCCGCGAACGTGCGTCTGCTGGCCGGGGTGCTGCCTGCGCTGATCGCGACCGCGGCCGAGCACGGCACCGTCGGCCGGGTGGTGCACACCTCGACCGGGTTCGTGGGCCTGCGCCGGTACGAACTCGACGACGTGCGGCAGGTGCCGTGGACCGGCATCGGCGCGTACACCAAGGCGAAGACCGTCACCGAGGTGTTCGCCTTTGAACTCGAGCGCCGGCTGCGGGCGGCCGGCCTGCCGGTCGCGTCCGTGGTCGTCCGGCCGGGCGTTGGAGTGGATGCGAAGACCCCAGAGCGTCCCGGCATCCGGGATAAGACGACGCCGTACCAGCGCAACCCGTACACACCGTGGGCGCAAGGTAAGGACACCGCGGCGTGGTCGGCCGTGCGCGCACTGACCGACCCGGCGGTGCGCGGTGGCGAGTACTTCGCGCCGAGCGGCCGCCTCCGCGGCGAGCCGGTCGCGGTGCCGACGCTGGCGCGCACCGCTACCCCGGATGGCGACATCGCAGACCGGGTCTGGCGTCAGCTCGAGGCGCTCGCCGGAGTCCAGACGACCGGTGTGCTCCGTGACACGCAGATGAGGAAATAGTGAGTTTATGAGGACGTTTTCGGCAATTCCGTCCTCATAAACTCACTATTTCCTCATAACGCGACGTCCCGCATCCTGGCGGGACGCACGCCGGTCAGGCTGCTCAGCGCAGCCGACGTGCCCGCACGATGACGTCTTCGGTGTGGTGCGAGCCGGCGCCGGTGGCCACGTGCCGGGGTCGGGTCTCGTCCAGCTCGAGGAGCCAGTTTTCGTCGAGCAGCGCGGCGACACCGGCCGGGCTCACGTAGTCGTCGGGGTGGAAGCCGTGCGCGCCGGCCTCCGCTGTGGTGGGCGTGGGGTGGTGCACGATGAGGAGCACGCCGCAGGGAGCGACGGCATCCAGCAGCGCGTGCTCGGCCAGCTTGTCGTCGGTGCGTAGCAGCGCCGGGTATTGCGCCGAGACCAGGTCGAAGGATTCCGGTGGCAGCGCCGCCTCGACGAGACCGGAATGCAGCCAGGTCACCTGCAGACCGCGATGGTCGGCCTCGTGGGCGGCACGATCCAGCGCCACCTGCGAGACGTCCAGCGCCGTAACGTCCCAGCCCTGTTCGGCCAGCCAGAGCGCATCGGCGCCCTCGCCGCAGCCGACGTCCAGCACCCGCCCGGGGGCAAGCTCTCGCGTCTCGCTCACGAGCACGCCGTTGGGCTGCCCGCTCCAGAGCTTGTCCATGCCGGCATAGCGCTCATCCCACTGCGCCTGGTTCTCGCCGGGGTTCTGGGGCGGGCGGTTGGTGGCATCGCGGGTGTGGTCCATGACAGCAGCATGCAGCGTCAGTGCGTCACGCCCTAATCAGGTTGCCGAACCGGCAACCATCGGCCGGCGTGGTTGTTAGTGTCGGGCGTTCGCCTCGGGGCGCAGCCGGATGAGCCGCTGCGAGCCATCCTCGGCCATCTCCGCCAGGTCGCTGCGGGAGGAGAGGAAATCGGTGAACGACCGGTAGCCGAGCGGCTTCTCGTTGAAGGAGGGGTCCATGCGGCGCATCTGGTTCTTCACCGTGCCGGTGTTCAGCCACTCGTCGGCGTCACCCTTGGCGTGGCCGATCTGCAGCGCGCGGGCGAGGAGTTCGGTCGCGAGCTCCTGCGGGTCGATGTCCTCGGCCGGCTCCGGCTCGTCGTACGAGGAGTCATCCGCGTTGGAGAACATCGGGATGGTGGTGAACTTCCGTGCCGTGCTGGCCGGCGGGGTGGGCTCCACCTCCACCTCAACGGGCTCAGCGGCGCGGCGACCGGCCTTGCGCTTGTCGGTGTGGGCCGTGTCGGAGTCAGCGGAGGGGGCGACCTTCTCGATGCCGGGCAGAGAGTCGTAGTCCTCGAACTCGTCGCAGGCGGCCGCCAGCGAGGTGCTCGTCGATCCGGCGACGCCGATGCCCACCACGAAGCGACCGAGCCGCTTGGACTTCTGGGCGAGGGCGATGTAGTCGGAGTCGCCGGCGATGATGATCACGTGGGTGAGGTCGGGCAGCCTGAAGAGGTCTTCGACCACGTCGACGGCGAGGCGGATGTCTGCACCGTTCTTGGTGCCGCGGGTGGTGGTGGTGAACAGCTGGGTGAGGTCCACCGCTCGGGACATCAGCTGGCGCTGGTAGCTCGCGTTGACGGGCACCGACCAGTCGGCATAGGCGCGGTTCACCACGAGGGTGCCGAACGAGGCGGCGAAGTCGATGATGGCGTTGAAGTCGACCGTGGCGGCGGCGAGGCGTGCGGCGATCTCGGGGTCGGCATCCCGGCTGGTGCGGTCGAAGTTGCGGATGCCGTCGCGCTGGAACGCGTTGCGGCCGTGCAGCTGCTGGTAACGCGAGATGACGATGTTGTCGAAGTCGATGTACAGGCCGACGCGGGCGTCGTTCGGTTCAGTCATGGTGAGCTCCTTAGCCACAGGCGGAAGACTCAATAGCGATCCGGTAGTTCCAGTCTGGTGCGATCACTGCGGCGAGGGCAACTCGGAGCCCGGCTGCCCGGTCAGCTCAGCTGCACCGTGGTGACACAGGTGGGGTCGTCCGCGTTGGTGCCGACCGGTACCTCAGCGGTGTTCTCGCCGTCCTGGATGCGCATCGTCAGGTCGCGCCCGGACGGCAGCCAGATATCGAAGAAGCCGTTGTCGAAGGTGGTGACAGTGTCGTCGAGGAACACCTCGCCGCTGGCGTCGTCGGTGATCGTCACCTGCAGGTCCTCGTCGGCGAGTTCCCCGACGCAGGTCGTCAACGAGTGGAAATAGCAGTCGTGCGTGGCGTCAAGGTACGGGGCGACAGACAGGTGGAATTCGTCGTTGGGAATGGGGACGCTCACCTCGTCGTCTCCGCTGGAGAGGAGGAGTTCGCCGACCCGCACGGATGCCATCAACCCGTCTGGGCGGGCAGTGAGCGGCTGTGCCTGCAACTCCTCGATGAGGTCCTTCACGTCTGTCGGGGCCGCGATGTCGAATTCGGCGAGCATCGCGTCGGCATCCGCGCCCAGGCCGACCGAGCCGGCGGTCGGTGCGACGCCGGAACCGGTCGCGCCGGTGCACGCTGTGAGGGAGAAGAGCAGGATCAGCGCGCCGAGGCTCGCCGCAGACTGTGTACGGATCATCTGTCCAGCGTGGAGCCGCGCGGTCGACCACTCCAGTGACGAAGGTCCCGCGCGTCCGGATGCTCAGCGCGCTCCCAGACCTGCCAGACTCGCCCCATGACTACTCAGACCGTGGTCTTCACTCTCATTGCGGTCAGCAGCATCAACGGTGCGGCCGAGAGGCTCACGCAGCTGATCAATCAGTAGCTGATCAATCGGTAGTCATGTCGCCGGTCGCCGGAATCGACCCCGTCGGGCCGTACCGCAACAGCACGACGCCCTTCTCCGACGGGCCCTCCGAACCGAGTAGCTCCAACGCGATGGGTGCCCCGTCGTCGGGGAACAGGCGCTTGCCGGGCCCGACCACGATCGGGTACACCCACAGGTTTGCCTGGTCGAACAGGCCCTCGGCCACGAGGGAGCGGGCGAAGTCGATGCTGCCGATCACGTGGATCTCCCGGTGCCGCTCGCGGAGGGCATTCAGCTCCGCGGCGAGATCCGTGCCGAGCAGGTGCGAGTCGCGCCAGGGGAGATCCGGTGTGCCCCGGGACGCGACGTACTTGGGGATCGAGTCGAACTTACGGGCGATACCGGAGGCTTGCCCGTCGAGCTGATGCGGCCAGTACCCGGCGAAGATGTCATAAGTGCGTCGCCCGAGGAGGAGGGCGTCCATCGCCTGGATTCCGGCATCGATCTGGGCGCCGACTGTGTCGTCGAGCAGGGGCGCCTGCCAGCCGCCGAAAGCGAATCCACCCACGGTGTCCTCCTCGGGGCCGCCGGGGGCCTGGGCGACTCCGTCGAGGGTGGTGAAGTGGTCGATGTGGATGCGGCCGGTCATAGTGGTCTCCCTTCGGCTCCAAGCCTTCGCACGTGGCCTCCACAGTGGTGTCATACCGTGTCGACGTCAACCCATTCGTGGCCAAGGCTCTCCAGGTGAGCACTTCCAGCCGTCACATGAGCGACGATCGCGGAGAGCCGCTCGGCGTCATCGTCGGCTAAGTGCAGCAGGGCGTTCTGCCCGTAGTCCGTGCCCAGGATGAGCACGCCGCGCTGGCGTAACTCGGCCTCGATGCGGCCGGCATCCGTGTGGGCGAGCGTGAGCGTGAACAATTCACGGCGTTCGCGTTCCACGAGCATCTTCAGGGACTGGGCCCGATCGATCGTGCTGAGCACGGACTCCGAGTAGGCACGCACGAGCCCGCCGGCACCGAGGAGGGTGCCGCCGAAGTAGCGGGTGACCACGGCCACGCAGTCGACCAAGCCACGTCCGGACAGCGCCTCCAGCATGGGGCGCCCCGCGGTTCCGGATGGTTCGCCGTCGTCATTCGAGCGGCGCACCTGATCGGGTGTGCCCGTCGGCCCGATGACGAATGCCGAGCAGTGGTGGCGGGCGGCCCAGTGCTCCTTGCGTGCGTCGTCGATCACGGCACGCGCGGCGTCCTCGGTCTCGATCCTGACCAGGCGGCAGAGGAACCTGGACCGTTTGACGTCGATCTCGGCCTCAACGTGGCCGCCGATGCCGCCGCGCAGAGTGAGATCAGACATGTGCCCAGTCTCGCGCAGTTCTGTCAGCTGTCTTGGCGGATTCGCGCCAGCCAGTCGGTCACCAGGGCCGAGCACAGGCCCGCTTGCTCGAAAAGGATGTTGTGGCCGGCGGCGTCGAGTGCGGCGAACGACGCGCGAGGGTAGTGCTCGATTCGGCTCCAGGCGTCGGAGTAGCCGACGACGTCGTCCTGCCGGCCCGTGATGTGCAGGGTCGGTTGCATGAAAGGTTCGGGGTGCGCGTCTTCGGGGTTGCGGTCGAGTGAGTAGCTCTCCGAGATGCGATCGATGGCTTGGCTGTCGGCGCCATCGAGGCCAGGCAACACGTACTGCAAGAACGCCTGCGCGTCGCCTGTCGATTCCACCACGGCGTCTTCCCGGTACTGGTCGAGTGCCGCTCCGAGGATCGGCACGACTCGAGGTTCCTGCCTCAACACGGTTCGGGGCGGCACGGTTCGCTCGGCGTGCGCGGCGATGAAGACGCCGGCCACAGTCGCGAGTCCGAGTACCTGTGAGCGAAGCTCGTGGGCGACGTAGCGGGCGATCATGCCGCCGAACGAGTTCCCCAGCACGGCGAACGGTTCCTTGCCGACGGTCGCCAGGA belongs to Cryobacterium sp. SO2 and includes:
- a CDS encoding excinuclease ABC subunit UvrA, yielding MATNIDTEALAPQIADSHDLIRVQGARENNLKDISVDIPKRRLTVFTGVSGSGKSSLVFSTIAAESQRMINETYSAFLQGFMPSLARPDVDVLSGLTTAIIVDQERMGANSRSTVGTATDANALLRILFSRLGQPYLGGPQAFSFNVASISGAGAVTMEKGGVTTKERRSFSVTGGMCPRCEGMGKINDIDLSQLYDDSKSLNEGALTIPGYTAEGWGVRIFTGSGFLDADKPIRDYTKKELQDFLYKEPVKVKVGDINMTYEGLVPKVQKSMLSKDREAMQPHIRAFVDRAVTFATCPDCGGTRLSEGARSSRIDGVNIGDACAMQISDLAAWVRSITDPSVAPLLTALQHLFDSFTEIGLGYLSLDRPAGTLSGGEAQRTKLIRHLGSSLTDVTYVFDEPTIGLHPHDIQRMNELLLRLRDKGNTVLVVEHKPEMIAIADHVIDLGPGAGTAGGSVCYEGTLEGLRASDTLTGRHLDYRARVKDTVRTASGALEIRGATEHNLQDVDVDIPLGVLTVITGVAGSGKSSLVHGSIPGGAGVVSIDQGAIRGSRRSNPATYTGMLEPIRKAFAKANGVKPALFSSNSEGACPNCNGAGVIFTDLGPMATVSTTCEVCEGKRFDASVLEYTLGGLDISEVLGMSVTDAAEYFGAGEARTPAAHAILTRMVDVGLGYLSLGQPLTTLSGGERQRLKLANQMGEQGDIYVLDEPTTGLHLADVENLLGLLDRLVDSGKSVIVVEHHQAVMAHADWIIDLGPGAGRDGGLIVFEGTPAALVADGSTLTGQHLAAYVGD
- a CDS encoding LysE family translocator; translated protein: MQLSVFLVFMAACLPLVLAPGPSVAYILTTTLSSGRRVGLSGVAGVELGYVVHIVAAVAGISAVIAASAAAFTVVKIAGAGYLIWLGIKAWRSRDNTRLRDLGAGGATVTPSEAFRRGLLVGVLNPKTAVFFLSFLPQFVQVGRAPVWLQMSVLGLTFIAMASIPDLAWALTGSGVRRLLPGIRMKTMERISGTVLFGLAGYALTARRAVT
- a CDS encoding DUF6578 domain-containing protein, whose amino-acid sequence is MRDDRNQSGDEGTPSLGWAAYAPLSGAVFTGSDEPVMTREQFAALQGEASAPVDLAATSARPEATADEDAPPPDGTSVWLTEWQVAEVRLDIGVGDHIDWQLIAMDAPWLARLFGERRTVALQLDLYAEAMQENPAFTAVAGTVVGVEVVRCAMQQSTDPEEAGGWVPVSGQAWTARLERTGDLPPAADDNVYGFIVYLRED
- a CDS encoding alpha/beta hydrolase; amino-acid sequence: MVTVPSRLIAPALRLMRANRVFVTAEAARRRVRALEVRPAAYGPPSRLRQDVRVDVSQPGWPVYTITPVGTTPVGSVVYVHGGGWVNQIAGQHWHLAAQIAAEANTTVMVPIYPLVPFGTASVVAAGIVALVRDNLERCGTTCLAGDSAGGQIALSSALLLRDEHGIALPRTVLISPALDLSWSNPLIPTVQPSDPWLATPGGVVLAELWKGDRDILDPVVSPLMGDLTGLGPITLFSGTRDVLNPDAHLLVDKAAAAGVDLEFHEGTGQVHVYPLLPTVVGQDARARIVQSLSQGVAAPLDA
- a CDS encoding TetR/AcrR family transcriptional regulator; the protein is MTTLRSDAARSRARILEVARTHDSHDLRLNDLAREAGVGVGTVYRHFPTVQALVEALTVNTIERMLEISQRAAAEPDPGTAFAFYLRSALTLQLEDGGLQSVLLSPADETDEVRAAKREIFGTFAAVLERAKRVGAVRPDLTLDQLSHLVCGIEYAVRLGSPADRSPLLEIILTGLRPAA
- a CDS encoding SDR family NAD(P)-dependent oxidoreductase; this encodes MTWNPTDPPAQPGRTVVVTGATAGIGYFAAEQLAATGAHVVLASRSATKLQVAQDSIRSRVPDASLGSVVIELGSLGSVSEAAAELAALPRLDGILLNGGAMSMSRGATTADGLPILLGTHVAANVRLLAGVLPALIATAAEHGTVGRVVHTSTGFVGLRRYELDDVRQVPWTGIGAYTKAKTVTEVFAFELERRLRAAGLPVASVVVRPGVGVDAKTPERPGIRDKTTPYQRNPYTPWAQGKDTAAWSAVRALTDPAVRGGEYFAPSGRLRGEPVAVPTLARTATPDGDIADRVWRQLEALAGVQTTGVLRDTQMRK
- a CDS encoding methyltransferase domain-containing protein; the protein is MDHTRDATNRPPQNPGENQAQWDERYAGMDKLWSGQPNGVLVSETRELAPGRVLDVGCGEGADALWLAEQGWDVTALDVSQVALDRAAHEADHRGLQVTWLHSGLVEAALPPESFDLVSAQYPALLRTDDKLAEHALLDAVAPCGVLLIVHHPTPTTAEAGAHGFHPDDYVSPAGVAALLDENWLLELDETRPRHVATGAGSHHTEDVIVRARRLR
- a CDS encoding NYN domain-containing protein, with protein sequence MTEPNDARVGLYIDFDNIVISRYQQLHGRNAFQRDGIRNFDRTSRDADPEIAARLAAATVDFNAIIDFAASFGTLVVNRAYADWSVPVNASYQRQLMSRAVDLTQLFTTTTRGTKNGADIRLAVDVVEDLFRLPDLTHVIIIAGDSDYIALAQKSKRLGRFVVGIGVAGSTSTSLAAACDEFEDYDSLPGIEKVAPSADSDTAHTDKRKAGRRAAEPVEVEVEPTPPASTARKFTTIPMFSNADDSSYDEPEPAEDIDPQELATELLARALQIGHAKGDADEWLNTGTVKNQMRRMDPSFNEKPLGYRSFTDFLSSRSDLAEMAEDGSQRLIRLRPEANARH
- a CDS encoding CueP family metal-binding protein; the protein is MIRTQSAASLGALILLFSLTACTGATGSGVAPTAGSVGLGADADAMLAEFDIAAPTDVKDLIEELQAQPLTARPDGLMASVRVGELLLSSGDDEVSVPIPNDEFHLSVAPYLDATHDCYFHSLTTCVGELADEDLQVTITDDASGEVFLDDTVTTFDNGFFDIWLPSGRDLTMRIQDGENTAEVPVGTNADDPTCVTTVQLS
- a CDS encoding dihydrofolate reductase family protein, which gives rise to MTGRIHIDHFTTLDGVAQAPGGPEEDTVGGFAFGGWQAPLLDDTVGAQIDAGIQAMDALLLGRRTYDIFAGYWPHQLDGQASGIARKFDSIPKYVASRGTPDLPWRDSHLLGTDLAAELNALRERHREIHVIGSIDFARSLVAEGLFDQANLWVYPIVVGPGKRLFPDDGAPIALELLGSEGPSEKGVVLLRYGPTGSIPATGDMTTD
- a CDS encoding YigZ family protein is translated as MSDLTLRGGIGGHVEAEIDVKRSRFLCRLVRIETEDAARAVIDDARKEHWAARHHCSAFVIGPTGTPDQVRRSNDDGEPSGTAGRPMLEALSGRGLVDCVAVVTRYFGGTLLGAGGLVRAYSESVLSTIDRAQSLKMLVERERRELFTLTLAHTDAGRIEAELRQRGVLILGTDYGQNALLHLADDDAERLSAIVAHVTAGSAHLESLGHEWVDVDTV
- a CDS encoding alpha/beta hydrolase, coding for MFTREIGSGTPVVLLHGFGLDHRSLLPLEPMFERSGHWRRIYLDLPGATRSPAKKIGSSQEVADAVIEQILATVGKEPFAVLGNSFGGMIARYVAHELRSQVLGLATVAGVFIAAHAERTVPPRTVLRQEPRVVPILGAALDQYREDAVVESTGDAQAFLQYVLPGLDGADSQAIDRISESYSLDRNPEDAHPEPFMQPTLHITGRQDDVVGYSDAWSRIEHYPRASFAALDAAGHNILFEQAGLCSALVTDWLARIRQDS